One Algibacter sp. L3A6 genomic region harbors:
- a CDS encoding DUF58 domain-containing protein — MNLQNELNKAEGFKNLGLLAKQVVEGFIAGMHKSPFHGFSAEFAEHKIYNPGESTRHIDWKLFAKTEKLYTKRYDDETNLRCHIILDNSSSMHYPELNNFSITELNKVGFSALASATLMHMLKKQRDAVGLSIYSDAYGFYASEKGSERHHQMLLHELSNAVLSKPLMKQTETYKYLHEIAENIHRRSLIFLFTDMFQTSEDEVKLFEALRHLKYNKHEVVLFHVFDKEKELNFDFDNRPKRFIDVETGEHINLYADSIKENYSKTVNNYFSNLKLKCAQYKIKYVEADINKNFNNILTTYMVERQRFV; from the coding sequence ATGAATTTGCAAAACGAACTAAATAAAGCTGAGGGTTTTAAAAATCTGGGATTACTTGCGAAGCAGGTAGTCGAGGGGTTTATTGCTGGTATGCATAAAAGTCCGTTTCATGGATTTTCGGCAGAGTTTGCAGAGCATAAAATTTATAATCCAGGAGAAAGCACAAGGCATATAGACTGGAAGTTATTTGCTAAAACGGAAAAGCTGTACACCAAACGTTATGATGATGAAACTAATTTACGCTGCCACATTATTTTGGATAACAGTAGTTCTATGCATTATCCGGAGTTAAATAATTTTTCTATTACTGAATTAAATAAAGTTGGATTCTCTGCCTTAGCATCTGCTACTCTAATGCATATGCTAAAAAAACAACGTGATGCTGTAGGCTTAAGTATATATAGTGATGCTTACGGTTTTTATGCTTCGGAAAAAGGAAGTGAGCGCCACCATCAAATGCTTTTACATGAGTTAAGTAATGCGGTACTCTCGAAGCCGCTAATGAAGCAAACGGAAACTTATAAGTACTTACACGAAATAGCAGAAAACATCCATAGACGCTCCTTAATATTCTTGTTTACCGATATGTTTCAAACTTCGGAAGATGAGGTAAAGCTTTTTGAAGCATTACGTCATTTAAAATACAATAAACATGAGGTAGTTTTGTTTCATGTTTTCGATAAGGAAAAAGAATTGAATTTTGATTTTGATAATAGACCAAAACGTTTTATTGATGTTGAAACTGGCGAGCATATTAACCTGTATGCCGATTCCATAAAAGAAAACTATAGTAAAACGGTAAATAACTATTTTTCTAATTTGAAGTTGAAATGCGCACAATACAAAATAAAATACGTTGAAGCGGATATAAATAAAAATTTTAATAACATCCTGACAACGTACATGGTAGAGCGGCAGCGGTTTGTTTGA
- the trxA gene encoding thioredoxin — translation MALEITDATFEETVLKSDKPVLVDFWAAWCGPCRMVGPVIEEISSEYEGKAVVGKVDVDANQEFAAKYGVRNIPTVLVFQNGEVVGRQVGVAPKATYAEAIDALL, via the coding sequence ATGGCATTAGAAATTACGGATGCAACGTTTGAAGAAACGGTTTTAAAAAGTGATAAACCGGTATTAGTTGATTTTTGGGCGGCTTGGTGTGGACCATGTAGAATGGTTGGACCAGTTATTGAAGAAATTAGCAGTGAGTACGAAGGAAAAGCCGTTGTTGGTAAAGTAGACGTAGATGCAAATCAAGAATTTGCTGCAAAATACGGAGTACGTAACATTCCTACTGTTTTGGTTTTTCAAAACGGAGAGGTTGTTGGTCGTCAAGTAGGTGTAGCTCCTAAAGCGACTTACGCAGAAGCGATTGATGCGCTTTTATAA
- a CDS encoding carboxypeptidase-like regulatory domain-containing protein, translated as MVKTVFTWLFILMAQTIICQTNKDITIEFIDVNRLEALKDLEKNVGYKFYFEAGWFDDSIVTKSFTNATLEFILSELLEETPINFLLFEERVILTKNNAIIDQLPPGLKEAVKTDESSSVVSSVIKTPVFQKQYKSSLSNSNKVISIGKETKNRNIDKVSISGHIRDANNFKGIDNLVLFVKDKNINTTTNTSGFYTLELPLGENILETSSLSYGKTSRTLLVYGEGTLDFMLSESAEYLDEVVIESGRDNNIRKAEVGVTRIEVEGIKNIPLVLGERDVLKVATTMPGIKTAGEGALGYNVRGGKVDQNLILFDGATMYNPSHFFGVFSAINPFATGSVNIYKGSIPAEYGGRLSSVIDISTKEANNEKFSGEGNIGPITGNLMLEIPVVEGKASVLAGVRATYSDWVLKAVSEESIKNSKANFYDAILKYNHKINDKNDIQGTGYFSNDQFSITSDSIYEYSNKLASLKWSHEFDKKNRATLQLATSEYKFNIVYDGDFNRNFDYGYSINETELKLNAKYLHSKKHKFGYGFSSKFYSIKPGSIEPLGDESVIERQSVDQEKGLESAVFISDLIEVNKKLLLDVGFRYSLYAALGASTQNIYDVSQPKSEESIIEAKTYSKNEVIKTYGGPEYRISARYELKPDLSIKAGYNKTIQYSHLLSTNSTASPVDSWKLSDLNIEPQRAEQYSLGVFKNFEDGLYELSLEGYYKKMNNLLDFKTGAEVFLNEDIETELLQGKGKAYGAEVLLKKEKGKFNGWIGYSYSRSFVKLDSDILSNQVNGGEYFSANQDRPHDLSVISNYRLTKRYSFSLNFNYQTGRPITYPVGKYNYNGSEHVLYSDRNAHRIPDYYRLDLGVNIEGNHKNEKLAHSFWNISVYNVLGRNNPYSVFFVNNSGEIKAYKSSVFSVPVPTITYNFKF; from the coding sequence ATGGTAAAAACAGTATTTACTTGGTTGTTTATTTTGATGGCGCAAACTATTATTTGTCAAACAAATAAAGATATAACGATAGAATTTATTGATGTTAATAGGTTAGAAGCGCTTAAAGATCTTGAGAAAAACGTTGGTTATAAGTTTTATTTTGAAGCAGGTTGGTTTGATGATTCTATCGTTACAAAATCGTTTACAAATGCTACTTTAGAGTTTATTTTATCTGAATTATTAGAAGAGACACCTATTAATTTTCTGTTATTTGAAGAGCGAGTTATTTTAACTAAAAATAATGCCATCATAGATCAATTACCTCCCGGTTTAAAAGAGGCTGTTAAAACAGATGAATCTAGTTCTGTTGTGTCTAGTGTTATTAAAACACCCGTTTTTCAAAAACAGTATAAATCAAGTTTATCTAATAGTAATAAAGTTATATCTATAGGTAAAGAGACTAAAAACCGTAATATAGATAAGGTTTCTATTTCGGGGCATATTAGAGATGCTAATAACTTCAAGGGCATAGATAATTTGGTTTTGTTTGTGAAAGATAAAAACATTAACACAACTACAAATACATCTGGATTTTATACTTTGGAGCTTCCTTTGGGGGAAAACATATTAGAAACGTCTTCGCTTTCTTATGGTAAAACAAGCAGAACGCTTTTGGTTTATGGAGAAGGAACCTTAGATTTTATGCTATCAGAATCTGCCGAATATCTTGATGAGGTTGTTATAGAATCTGGTAGAGATAATAATATTAGAAAAGCTGAAGTAGGTGTTACTAGAATAGAAGTAGAGGGAATAAAAAATATTCCGCTAGTATTAGGCGAACGAGATGTGCTTAAGGTAGCTACTACAATGCCAGGAATAAAAACGGCAGGAGAAGGCGCATTAGGTTACAATGTTAGAGGTGGTAAAGTTGATCAGAATTTGATACTTTTTGATGGTGCTACTATGTATAATCCTTCTCACTTTTTTGGTGTGTTTTCTGCTATCAATCCTTTTGCTACAGGTAGTGTAAATATTTATAAAGGGAGTATTCCTGCGGAGTATGGTGGTCGACTTTCATCAGTAATAGATATTTCAACTAAGGAAGCGAATAATGAGAAATTTTCTGGTGAAGGTAATATTGGTCCTATAACGGGAAATTTAATGTTAGAAATACCAGTTGTTGAAGGTAAGGCTTCGGTTTTGGCAGGGGTTAGAGCAACGTATTCAGATTGGGTACTTAAAGCAGTTTCCGAGGAGTCTATTAAAAATAGTAAAGCTAATTTTTATGATGCTATTTTAAAGTATAATCATAAAATTAATGATAAAAACGATATACAAGGAACAGGTTATTTTAGTAACGACCAGTTTAGTATTACTTCAGATTCTATTTATGAATACAGTAATAAGCTTGCTTCATTAAAATGGAGTCATGAATTTGATAAAAAAAATAGAGCAACATTGCAATTGGCAACAAGTGAGTATAAGTTTAATATAGTTTACGATGGTGATTTTAATCGAAATTTTGATTATGGTTACAGCATTAATGAGACAGAATTAAAACTAAATGCAAAATATTTACACAGTAAAAAACATAAATTCGGATATGGTTTTAGTAGTAAGTTTTACTCTATAAAACCAGGTAGTATTGAGCCTTTAGGAGACGAGTCTGTAATTGAAAGGCAAAGTGTAGATCAAGAAAAAGGTTTAGAATCTGCTGTTTTTATTTCGGATTTAATTGAAGTAAATAAAAAATTATTATTAGACGTTGGGTTTAGGTATTCTTTATACGCCGCTTTAGGAGCAAGTACTCAAAATATTTATGATGTATCGCAACCTAAAAGTGAAGAATCGATTATTGAAGCTAAAACATATAGCAAAAATGAGGTAATTAAAACTTATGGAGGTCCCGAATATCGGATCTCTGCTCGATATGAATTAAAGCCAGATTTATCAATAAAAGCCGGTTATAATAAAACCATTCAGTATTCACATTTATTGTCTACAAATTCAACAGCTTCACCTGTAGATTCATGGAAGTTGTCAGATTTGAATATAGAGCCTCAGCGTGCCGAGCAGTATTCTTTGGGAGTATTTAAAAACTTTGAAGACGGTTTGTATGAGTTAAGTCTTGAAGGGTATTATAAGAAAATGAATAATTTGTTAGATTTCAAAACTGGAGCTGAGGTGTTTTTAAATGAAGATATCGAAACGGAATTACTACAAGGTAAAGGCAAGGCATACGGCGCAGAAGTATTATTAAAAAAGGAAAAGGGAAAATTTAATGGATGGATAGGGTATTCTTACTCAAGATCTTTTGTTAAATTGGATAGTGATATTTTAAGTAATCAAGTAAATGGTGGGGAGTATTTTTCTGCAAATCAAGATAGACCTCACGACCTTAGTGTAATTTCAAATTATAGACTTACCAAACGTTATAGCTTTTCTTTAAATTTCAATTATCAAACGGGGCGCCCTATTACTTACCCTGTAGGGAAATATAATTATAACGGTAGCGAGCATGTTTTGTATAGTGATAGAAATGCACATAGAATACCTGACTATTATAGGCTAGATTTAGGAGTCAATATTGAAGGGAATCATAAAAATGAAAAATTGGCTCATAGTTTTTGGAATATTTCGGTTTATAATGTTTTAGGTAGAAATAATCCTTATTCTGTGTTTTTTGTGAATAATTCGGGAGAAATAAAAGCTTATAAATCTTCTGTTTTTTCTGTTCCTGTGCCAACGATAACTTATAATTTTAAATTTTAA
- a CDS encoding DUF4249 domain-containing protein, with translation MKLNQSYTIVCLLFGLCAIFNCTEQIALSTENFEDLLVVEATITDEFKTQEIKITHTYLLESDAPIIDAGAVVQVQTANAIYNFHHVGNGVFYSDQEFQALDGETYQLLITTSDGEKYSSNPEELASKAGIENLYAERMSIGEEEGIQVFVDTNNDLNGANFFRYEYEETYKIVPEYYRVNDAVISNIVWNGRNETDSGEDRTYDIDFVDRPENQGSCYGANTSNEIIITNINSLSESRITRFPIKFISSTSSSLRDRYSILVKQYVQSATANTFYKILKELGGSSESVFVTNQPGFVQGNIFSQQNIENKVVGFFDVSTVTSKRIYFNYFDFDLVLPPYYFNCEIIELDYQKKGRLIPPQEDERSRLLELLTENNPPFKYVSRSEDVYQIVKSECGDCSTFASNIKPEFWED, from the coding sequence ATGAAGTTAAATCAATCTTATACTATTGTTTGTTTACTGTTCGGTTTATGTGCTATTTTTAATTGTACAGAACAGATTGCTCTATCAACTGAAAATTTTGAAGATCTTTTGGTTGTAGAAGCAACAATAACTGATGAGTTTAAAACTCAAGAAATAAAAATTACTCATACATATCTTTTAGAAAGTGATGCGCCGATAATTGATGCGGGAGCTGTTGTTCAGGTACAAACAGCTAATGCTATATATAATTTTCATCATGTTGGTAATGGTGTTTTTTATTCAGACCAAGAGTTTCAGGCTTTAGATGGTGAGACATATCAATTATTAATAACAACTTCAGATGGTGAAAAGTATAGTTCTAACCCAGAGGAATTAGCTTCTAAAGCAGGTATAGAAAATTTATATGCAGAAAGAATGAGTATAGGGGAAGAAGAAGGTATTCAGGTTTTTGTTGATACTAATAACGATTTAAATGGTGCTAATTTTTTTAGGTATGAATATGAGGAGACTTATAAAATAGTTCCAGAGTATTACAGAGTTAATGATGCTGTTATTTCTAATATAGTTTGGAATGGACGTAACGAAACAGATTCGGGTGAAGATCGTACTTATGATATAGATTTTGTAGATAGACCGGAAAATCAAGGTAGCTGTTATGGGGCTAATACATCAAACGAAATTATAATTACCAATATAAATAGTTTAAGCGAGAGTAGAATTACTAGATTTCCAATTAAGTTTATATCAAGTACAAGTTCATCCTTGCGTGATCGATATAGTATTTTGGTAAAGCAATATGTGCAATCAGCTACCGCAAATACTTTTTATAAAATTTTAAAAGAATTGGGAGGAAGTAGCGAAAGTGTTTTTGTAACGAATCAGCCGGGTTTTGTTCAAGGGAATATTTTTTCCCAGCAAAACATAGAAAACAAGGTTGTTGGCTTTTTTGATGTGTCGACTGTAACCTCAAAACGAATTTATTTTAATTATTTTGATTTCGATTTGGTTTTGCCTCCATATTATTTTAATTGTGAAATAATAGAACTTGATTATCAAAAAAAAGGACGTTTAATTCCTCCTCAAGAGGATGAAAGGTCTCGTTTGTTGGAGTTGTTAACAGAAAATAATCCGCCTTTTAAATATGTTTCACGCTCCGAGGATGTTTATCAAATTGTTAAGTCTGAGTGCGGAGATTGTTCAACTTTTGCGTCTAACATAAAACCAGAATTTTGGGAAGATTAA
- a CDS encoding efflux RND transporter permease subunit → MFKKFIQRPVLAIVISVIIVFTGLLAIKQLPISQFPQIAPTTVNIFIAYPGSSADVLVNSTLIPLETAINGVQDMRYIASDATSAGEGTLRVIFEPGTDPNEAVVRVKTRVDQVMPLLPELVQREGVVITPVQPSMLMYVNLFSKKKDNDEKFLFNYAYTKVIPEIQRIDGIASAKILGSRKYAMRVWLKPDRMRAYNISAEEVLEAMEDQSILARPGRIGRSSGKTAQSLEYVLTYENRYNEPDQYKEIIIRANEEGEIIKLSDIADVNLGSEFFDIYSNLDGQPSASIVLKQTFGSNGSDVIASVKEKLDELKKDLPPGMDFQISYDVSNFLGASIEQVLHTLRDAFILVAIVVFLFLGDWRSTLIPIIAVPVSLIGAFFVMQLFGLSINLITLFALVLAIGIVVDNAIVVVEAVHVKMEEEHLSPYQASSAVLSEIGGAIIAITLVMVSVFIPTSFMSGPVGVFYRQFSITMAGSIVISAIVALTLTPVLCAMLLKNNHGKAKKKSAIDKFIAWFNKGFERLTGGYVNLLNKIAARRIVTFGMLIAFCAGIYFTNEVLPAGFIPNEDQGMIYAIIQTPPGATLERTNEVAKKLQKICEETEGVESVSSLAGYEIMTEGRGSNAGTCLINLKPWSDREHTVHEIMEELEEETRDLGAVIEYFEPPAVPGFGSSGGFAMRLLDKTNSTDYHHFEKINNEFMTALSKRPELTGLFTFFSANYPQYKLKIDNKKAMQKGVTIGKAMENLNILIGSTYEQGFIRFGRFFKVYTQAAPEYRGLPSDLQKLYVKNESGEMVPYSAFMTMEKALGPNEITRYNLYNSAAIRGLPAPGYTSGDAIKAIKEVAKEQLPRGYDIGWEGLTYDEASRGSESIYIFAIVLIFVYFVLAAQYESFLLPFAVILSLPVGVFGSFILLKGMGLANDVYAQIGVIMLVGLLGKNAVLIVEFAVQKRKQDSTILEAAIEGSRARFRPILMTSFAFIAGLVPLVMASGAGAIGNRTIGGSAMGGMFIGTVFGVIIIPGLYYVFAKLADGRSLIKDEASTSVTDELMHLSENKNQSEVNATKISKITKLLKKLTKKNNDEV, encoded by the coding sequence ATGTTTAAAAAATTTATACAAAGACCCGTTTTGGCCATTGTCATTTCGGTCATTATCGTATTTACGGGCTTGCTTGCTATTAAGCAATTACCCATTTCGCAATTTCCGCAAATTGCACCAACCACTGTTAATATTTTTATCGCCTATCCGGGATCTAGTGCGGATGTATTGGTAAATTCAACATTAATTCCTCTAGAAACCGCTATTAACGGAGTGCAAGACATGCGCTACATAGCATCTGATGCTACCAGTGCAGGAGAAGGTACTTTACGTGTTATTTTCGAACCCGGAACCGACCCCAACGAGGCTGTAGTCCGCGTAAAAACAAGAGTAGACCAGGTCATGCCACTGTTACCCGAATTGGTACAGCGCGAAGGCGTGGTTATTACGCCTGTACAACCAAGTATGTTGATGTATGTAAATCTTTTTAGTAAGAAGAAAGACAACGATGAAAAATTCTTATTCAACTACGCTTACACTAAAGTAATACCAGAAATTCAACGTATTGATGGTATAGCAAGTGCTAAAATTTTAGGAAGTAGAAAATACGCGATGCGTGTTTGGTTAAAACCCGACCGTATGCGTGCCTATAATATTTCGGCCGAAGAAGTTCTAGAAGCCATGGAAGACCAAAGTATTTTGGCTAGACCCGGCAGAATTGGTAGAAGTTCAGGCAAAACAGCACAATCTTTAGAATATGTACTAACCTATGAAAATCGCTATAACGAGCCAGATCAATACAAAGAGATTATAATTCGAGCGAATGAAGAAGGCGAAATTATTAAACTATCAGACATTGCCGATGTTAACCTTGGTAGTGAATTTTTCGATATTTATTCAAATCTAGATGGGCAACCATCGGCTTCCATTGTATTAAAACAAACTTTCGGGAGTAATGGTAGCGACGTTATTGCTTCTGTTAAAGAAAAATTAGACGAGTTAAAAAAAGACTTACCACCTGGTATGGATTTTCAAATTAGTTATGATGTCTCTAATTTCTTAGGCGCCTCCATCGAGCAAGTACTTCATACATTACGCGATGCCTTTATTCTTGTAGCAATTGTGGTTTTCTTGTTTTTAGGAGATTGGCGTTCTACATTAATCCCAATTATTGCCGTTCCGGTATCGTTAATTGGTGCCTTTTTTGTTATGCAACTTTTTGGTCTATCTATTAACTTAATTACACTTTTCGCTTTAGTACTCGCCATTGGTATTGTGGTCGATAATGCTATTGTAGTCGTCGAGGCCGTACACGTTAAAATGGAAGAAGAACATCTTTCACCTTACCAAGCATCTTCTGCTGTACTAAGTGAAATTGGAGGTGCTATTATCGCAATTACATTAGTTATGGTTTCGGTATTTATACCAACATCATTTATGTCAGGTCCTGTTGGGGTTTTCTATCGTCAATTCTCTATTACCATGGCTGGATCAATTGTTATTTCAGCTATTGTAGCTCTAACACTTACACCTGTGCTTTGTGCCATGCTTTTAAAAAACAATCACGGCAAAGCAAAAAAGAAATCGGCAATAGATAAGTTTATTGCTTGGTTCAACAAAGGTTTTGAACGCCTTACAGGTGGTTATGTTAACTTATTAAACAAAATTGCGGCACGACGTATTGTAACATTTGGTATGCTCATCGCTTTTTGTGCTGGTATATATTTTACAAATGAAGTATTACCGGCTGGATTTATCCCAAATGAAGATCAAGGGATGATTTACGCCATCATTCAAACACCTCCCGGAGCTACTTTAGAACGTACGAATGAAGTTGCAAAAAAACTTCAGAAAATTTGTGAAGAAACCGAAGGTGTAGAATCTGTTTCCTCTTTAGCAGGTTACGAAATTATGACGGAAGGTCGTGGCTCTAATGCAGGAACATGTTTAATTAACTTAAAACCATGGTCCGATCGTGAACACACCGTACACGAAATCATGGAAGAGTTAGAAGAAGAAACTCGCGACTTAGGAGCCGTAATTGAATACTTCGAGCCACCAGCCGTGCCAGGCTTTGGATCTTCAGGTGGTTTTGCTATGCGTTTGTTAGACAAAACAAACTCTACAGACTATCATCATTTCGAGAAAATCAACAATGAGTTTATGACTGCATTATCCAAGCGACCAGAATTAACGGGTTTATTTACCTTTTTCTCTGCAAACTATCCGCAGTACAAATTAAAAATTGACAACAAAAAAGCGATGCAAAAAGGCGTTACTATTGGTAAAGCCATGGAAAACCTCAACATTTTAATCGGTAGTACTTACGAGCAAGGTTTTATCCGTTTTGGTCGTTTCTTTAAAGTTTATACACAAGCCGCTCCGGAATATCGCGGATTACCTTCCGATCTTCAAAAACTTTACGTGAAGAACGAATCTGGCGAAATGGTTCCATATTCTGCATTTATGACTATGGAAAAAGCTTTAGGTCCAAATGAAATTACGCGTTACAATCTCTATAATTCTGCGGCTATTCGTGGTTTACCTGCGCCAGGTTACACCAGTGGAGACGCAATTAAAGCGATTAAAGAAGTAGCTAAAGAACAATTACCAAGAGGTTACGATATTGGTTGGGAAGGTTTAACTTACGATGAAGCAAGTCGTGGTAGCGAGTCTATTTATATTTTCGCTATTGTTTTAATCTTTGTATACTTCGTACTTGCCGCTCAATACGAAAGTTTCCTACTTCCGTTTGCGGTAATCTTATCGCTTCCTGTTGGAGTTTTTGGTTCGTTTATTCTACTAAAAGGTATGGGTTTAGCAAATGATGTGTATGCTCAAATTGGAGTTATTATGCTAGTTGGGTTACTCGGTAAAAACGCCGTATTAATCGTGGAATTCGCAGTACAAAAACGCAAACAAGACTCTACCATATTAGAAGCCGCTATCGAAGGGTCGAGAGCTAGGTTTCGTCCTATCTTAATGACCTCTTTTGCTTTTATCGCTGGTTTAGTGCCGTTGGTTATGGCTTCTGGAGCAGGTGCTATCGGAAACAGAACCATTGGTGGATCTGCAATGGGAGGTATGTTTATAGGTACTGTATTTGGAGTAATCATTATACCTGGTTTATATTATGTCTTCGCAAAATTAGCAGATGGCAGAAGTCTTATTAAAGATGAAGCCTCAACTTCTGTAACAGATGAATTAATGCACTTAAGCGAAAATAAAAACCAAAGTGAAGTAAATGCTACTAAAATTAGCAAAATTACTAAATTATTGAAAAAACTCACTAAAAAAAATAATGATGAAGTATAA
- a CDS encoding TolC family protein, giving the protein MKYNIKNRLKHLPTMLVGVFIMAFAFSCVPTKSIREANMSTPEGYQNQSLDTINTASINWKNYFTDPNLTALIDTALANNQELNMMLQQINMAKNEIKARKGEYLPFVNAYAGAEVEKVGEFTRNGAVEKNLKVHEEDAFPEPLQDYSIGLSASWELDIWKKLRNSKKAAVLEYLSSVEGKNFMITNLVAEIANSYYELMALDNQLDIINQNLELQQNALNMVKIQKEAARATELAVRRFEAEVFKNQSNKFDIQQNIVEVENAINFLVGRYPQHVERSSKNFINKNIGIINAGIPSQLLQNRTDIRKAELELSALKLNTKVAKANFYPSVGISAGVGLQAFKPKFLTNTPESLVYSLVGDVVGPLINRNAIKAEYANANAKQLQAVYEYEKTILNAYVEVSNALSNIDNLNKSYALRDQQVKALNESIDIAMKLFKSARAEYTEVLLTQREALDSQIEIIETKKEQLLAHVNIYKALGGGWK; this is encoded by the coding sequence ATGAAGTATAACATAAAAAATAGACTAAAACACCTGCCAACTATGTTGGTTGGTGTTTTTATTATGGCTTTTGCGTTTTCTTGTGTACCAACAAAAAGCATAAGAGAGGCTAACATGTCTACCCCCGAAGGTTATCAAAACCAATCGTTAGACACCATAAATACAGCAAGCATAAACTGGAAAAACTATTTTACAGACCCCAATTTAACAGCTTTAATAGATACAGCATTAGCCAATAACCAAGAGCTTAACATGATGTTACAGCAAATAAATATGGCTAAAAACGAAATTAAAGCTCGTAAAGGTGAGTACTTACCATTTGTAAATGCTTACGCTGGAGCGGAAGTAGAAAAAGTTGGTGAATTTACTCGAAATGGCGCTGTTGAAAAAAACTTAAAAGTGCATGAAGAAGATGCTTTTCCTGAACCTTTACAAGATTATTCTATTGGACTTTCCGCTTCATGGGAACTCGATATTTGGAAGAAACTTAGAAACAGCAAAAAGGCCGCTGTTTTAGAGTATTTATCATCTGTGGAAGGAAAAAACTTTATGATAACAAATCTTGTTGCAGAAATTGCCAATTCATATTACGAACTTATGGCTTTAGACAATCAACTAGATATTATTAACCAAAATTTAGAGCTTCAACAAAACGCTTTAAATATGGTGAAAATTCAAAAAGAGGCAGCTAGAGCAACTGAGTTAGCTGTTCGCCGATTTGAAGCTGAAGTTTTTAAAAATCAAAGTAACAAATTCGATATTCAGCAAAACATTGTAGAAGTTGAAAATGCAATCAACTTTTTAGTTGGGCGCTATCCACAACATGTTGAGCGTAGTTCTAAAAATTTCATTAATAAAAATATCGGAATTATAAATGCGGGTATTCCATCGCAGTTGTTACAAAACAGAACAGATATCCGAAAAGCCGAATTAGAACTTTCTGCATTAAAGCTAAACACAAAAGTTGCAAAAGCCAATTTCTATCCTTCTGTTGGTATTTCTGCTGGTGTAGGCTTACAAGCTTTTAAACCAAAGTTTTTAACGAACACACCAGAGTCTTTGGTTTACTCTTTAGTTGGAGATGTAGTTGGACCGTTAATTAATAGAAATGCGATTAAAGCTGAATATGCCAACGCCAATGCAAAACAACTGCAAGCTGTTTACGAATATGAAAAAACGATTCTGAATGCTTATGTTGAAGTATCTAATGCCCTTTCGAACATAGATAATCTAAATAAAAGTTATGCTTTGAGAGACCAACAAGTAAAGGCTTTAAATGAATCTATCGATATCGCGATGAAACTTTTTAAATCTGCTAGAGCAGAATACACCGAAGTACTATTAACACAACGAGAGGCTCTAGATTCTCAAATAGAAATAATAGAAACAAAAAAAGAACAACTACTGGCCCATGTAAATATCTATAAAGCATTAGGTGGAGGTTGGAAATAA
- a CDS encoding ClpP family protease: MSGHKKIQDAIDSNFIEQRKVFLWGQVDDDSAKHVVDRLMYLDALGAEDITLYINSPGGYVTSGFAIYDCIKSLKSEVSTVCTGFAASMGSLILSAGQKGKRFIQPHARVMIHQPSGGARGQASDIEITAKEIVITKELSAQILADNCGQTFEKVMKDFNRDHWMGADESVAYGIVDQVAK, from the coding sequence ATGAGTGGACATAAAAAAATTCAAGACGCAATAGATAGTAATTTTATAGAGCAACGTAAAGTGTTTTTATGGGGCCAGGTTGATGATGATTCTGCTAAGCATGTTGTAGATAGATTGATGTATTTAGATGCTTTAGGTGCTGAAGATATTACGCTTTATATTAATAGTCCTGGTGGCTATGTAACTTCAGGTTTTGCTATTTACGATTGTATTAAGTCTTTAAAAAGTGAAGTTTCTACAGTTTGTACTGGTTTTGCTGCATCTATGGGGTCGTTAATTTTGTCGGCAGGACAAAAGGGAAAACGTTTTATCCAACCTCACGCTCGTGTTATGATACACCAACCAAGTGGTGGTGCTCGTGGACAAGCTAGTGATATTGAAATTACGGCTAAAGAAATTGTAATTACTAAAGAGCTAAGTGCTCAAATTTTAGCAGACAATTGTGGGCAAACATTTGAAAAAGTAATGAAAGATTTTAATCGTGATCATTGGATGGGTGCAGATGAGTCTGTGGCTTACGGCATTGTAGATCAAGTTGCTAAATAA